A window of Geomonas agri contains these coding sequences:
- the fabZ gene encoding 3-hydroxyacyl-ACP dehydratase FabZ: MLDIVQIMEILPHRYPFLLIDKVLELEPGKRVVAIKNVTMNEPFFQGHFPGFPVMPGVLIIEAMAQSAAILAYTAMGDDAKEKVSYFMAIDNARFRKPVKPGDTLRIEVETLFSKRGIWSCAAKAYVGDTLMTEAELKATLGDK; this comes from the coding sequence ATGCTCGACATAGTCCAGATTATGGAAATCCTGCCCCACCGTTACCCGTTCCTCCTGATCGACAAGGTGCTCGAACTCGAGCCGGGCAAGCGCGTGGTCGCCATCAAGAACGTCACCATGAACGAGCCCTTCTTCCAGGGGCACTTCCCGGGCTTCCCGGTCATGCCGGGGGTCCTCATCATCGAGGCCATGGCGCAGTCCGCGGCCATCCTGGCCTACACCGCCATGGGCGACGACGCCAAGGAGAAGGTCAGCTACTTCATGGCCATCGACAACGCGCGCTTCAGGAAACCGGTCAAGCCGGGCGACACCCTGAGGATCGAGGTGGAGACCCTGTTCAGCAAGCGCGGCATCTGGAGCTGCGCCGCCAAGGCGTACGTCGGCGACACCCTGATGACCGAGGCGGAACTGAAGGCAACGCTGGGCGACAAGTAG
- the msbA gene encoding lipid A export permease/ATP-binding protein MsbA gives MSSAAPVQNKNVFKRLLAYSRPYWWRIVLAAVGSVGVGGMDGAMAYLVEPVLRRIFSGKDTAIFYLLPIGIVLLYALRGVCRYTNDFFIRSAGQLAVQDVRNDLYEKNMRLGIGYFHRHETGTLMSRVLSDVSLMQEGVGQVITGLFRDGLSAIALLGVIFYRDWQLALISFVVIPLTVVPARSIGNRIKRVARQGQEKMGDLASILQETYSGIKVVKAFGLEGREIERFKSRNRDFYYFTRKNIKYEGLSTPIMEFITSFGIAAVIWVGGSNVMHGTKSASEFFSFITAMVLVFNPVKRLLAAFNSVQRSMGAAERVFEVMDEKPEIVDAPAARDLGKARGEVEFRNVSFKYEDDYVLQGVNLTAKRGEVIALVGPSGGGKTTLVSLITRFYDPTGGQVLMDGVDIRERTVKSLLEQIALVDQETILFNDTIANNIRYGRMMATDAEVEAAARAAFAHDFIQELPEGYLTNIGDRGVRLSGGQRQRLCIARAILKDAPILILDEATSALDTESEQMVQQALNNLMENRTTFVIAHRLSTIAHADRIVVLEKGTVAETGTHDDLLKAEGIYSRLHGMQFRS, from the coding sequence ATGAGCAGTGCAGCACCCGTGCAGAACAAAAATGTATTCAAAAGGCTCTTGGCCTACAGCCGCCCCTACTGGTGGCGCATCGTTCTGGCCGCAGTGGGATCGGTCGGCGTCGGCGGCATGGACGGCGCCATGGCCTACCTGGTGGAGCCGGTCCTCAGGAGGATCTTCTCCGGCAAGGACACCGCCATCTTCTACCTGCTCCCGATCGGCATCGTCTTGCTCTACGCCCTGCGCGGCGTCTGCCGCTATACCAACGACTTCTTCATCAGGAGCGCCGGTCAGCTCGCGGTGCAGGATGTGCGCAACGACCTGTACGAGAAGAACATGAGGCTCGGCATCGGCTATTTCCATCGCCACGAAACCGGCACCCTCATGTCGCGCGTCCTCTCCGACGTGAGCCTGATGCAGGAAGGGGTGGGGCAGGTCATAACCGGCCTGTTCCGCGACGGCCTCTCCGCCATCGCGCTTTTGGGGGTCATCTTCTACCGCGACTGGCAGCTGGCACTGATCTCCTTTGTGGTCATCCCGCTCACCGTGGTCCCGGCCCGCAGCATCGGTAACCGCATTAAGCGCGTGGCGCGCCAGGGGCAGGAGAAGATGGGGGATCTCGCCAGCATCCTCCAGGAGACCTACTCCGGCATCAAGGTGGTCAAGGCCTTCGGCCTGGAGGGGCGCGAGATCGAGCGCTTCAAGTCCCGCAACCGCGACTTCTACTACTTCACCCGCAAGAACATCAAGTACGAAGGGCTTTCCACCCCGATCATGGAGTTCATTACCTCCTTCGGCATCGCCGCCGTGATCTGGGTCGGCGGCAGCAACGTCATGCACGGCACTAAGAGCGCCTCGGAGTTCTTCTCTTTCATCACGGCCATGGTCCTGGTGTTCAACCCGGTCAAGAGGCTCCTTGCCGCCTTCAACAGCGTGCAGCGCTCCATGGGTGCCGCCGAGCGGGTCTTCGAGGTCATGGACGAGAAACCGGAGATCGTGGACGCCCCCGCTGCCCGCGACCTGGGCAAGGCGCGCGGCGAGGTGGAGTTCCGCAACGTCAGCTTCAAGTACGAGGACGACTACGTGCTGCAGGGGGTGAACCTGACCGCGAAGCGGGGCGAGGTGATCGCCCTCGTTGGTCCCTCCGGCGGCGGCAAGACCACCCTGGTCTCGCTGATCACCCGCTTTTACGACCCGACCGGCGGCCAGGTGCTCATGGACGGCGTGGACATTCGCGAGCGCACCGTGAAGAGCCTTCTGGAGCAGATCGCGCTGGTGGACCAGGAAACCATCCTGTTCAACGACACCATCGCCAACAACATCCGCTACGGCAGGATGATGGCGACCGATGCCGAGGTCGAGGCCGCGGCGCGGGCCGCCTTCGCCCACGACTTCATCCAGGAACTGCCCGAGGGGTACCTGACCAACATCGGTGACCGCGGCGTGCGCCTTTCCGGCGGCCAGCGCCAGAGGCTCTGCATCGCCCGCGCCATCCTCAAGGACGCGCCCATCCTGATCCTGGACGAGGCGACCAGTGCGCTCGACACCGAGAGCGAGCAGATGGTGCAGCAGGCCCTCAACAACCTGATGGAAAACCGCACCACCTTCGTCATCGCCCACCGTCTCTCCACCATCGCCCACGCCGACCGCATCGTCGTCCTGGAGAAGGGGACCGTGGCCGAGACGGGGACCCACGACGACCTGCTCAAGGCGGAAGGGATCTACAGCCGGCTGCACGGCATGCAGTTCCGGTCGTAG
- a CDS encoding 3-deoxy-D-manno-octulosonic acid transferase: protein MIGVIYNLLLWLALPLLLPYHAYRSLSRGRRTAFLERFGRIPAQELDLVGNGGTILVHAVSVGETNAALPLLKGIRKRFPGKKIVISNVTETGRSVAQKSNAADLCIYFPFDYPFAVRSILKSIDPELVVIMETEIWPNFIGVARDMGIPVLLANGRISDRSFGRYLRLSWFFRPVLQRLAALCMQTPVDAERICAIGAPSSAVHVGGNLKYDIPVLKADQQQVAAIKEKYGIPADCFVFAAASTHEGEEAQVLAAYRELVRQTPQSFLILAPRHPERAAGVGELVKKEGFPFRFRSALKDSERLVAGGILLLDTVGELAGLYRACDLVFVGGSLVPTGGHNPLEPAACMVPVLFGPHMENFREIEGLFLKHGGPEVQVADAQGLTTALLRLAADPSGREEAGRRAAGILLESAGATERHLDVMAGLLGEGRQRG, encoded by the coding sequence ATGATCGGTGTTATTTACAACCTGCTTTTGTGGCTCGCATTGCCATTGTTGCTACCCTACCATGCCTACCGCTCCCTGAGCCGCGGGCGCAGGACCGCTTTCCTGGAGCGCTTCGGCCGCATTCCGGCGCAGGAGCTGGACCTTGTCGGCAACGGGGGGACCATCCTGGTCCATGCCGTCTCGGTCGGCGAGACCAACGCGGCACTGCCGCTCCTGAAAGGGATCCGCAAGCGCTTCCCCGGCAAGAAGATCGTCATCTCCAACGTGACCGAGACCGGCCGCAGCGTGGCCCAGAAGAGCAACGCCGCCGACCTCTGCATCTACTTTCCCTTCGACTACCCCTTTGCCGTCCGCTCCATCCTCAAGAGCATCGACCCGGAACTCGTGGTGATCATGGAGACCGAGATCTGGCCCAACTTCATCGGGGTGGCGCGCGACATGGGTATCCCGGTGCTTCTTGCCAACGGGCGCATTTCGGATCGCTCCTTCGGCCGCTACCTGCGCCTGTCCTGGTTCTTCCGCCCGGTGCTGCAGCGCCTTGCCGCGCTGTGCATGCAGACCCCGGTGGACGCCGAGCGCATTTGCGCCATCGGTGCCCCCTCCAGCGCCGTGCATGTCGGCGGCAACCTCAAATACGACATCCCGGTCCTCAAGGCGGACCAGCAGCAGGTGGCAGCGATCAAGGAGAAGTACGGCATTCCCGCGGACTGCTTCGTCTTCGCGGCGGCGAGCACCCACGAGGGGGAGGAGGCGCAGGTCCTGGCCGCCTACCGCGAGCTGGTGCGGCAAACACCGCAGAGCTTCCTGATCCTGGCGCCACGCCACCCCGAGCGCGCCGCGGGTGTCGGCGAGCTGGTGAAAAAGGAGGGCTTCCCCTTCCGGTTCCGCTCCGCCCTGAAGGACTCTGAGCGCCTTGTCGCGGGGGGGATCCTGCTGCTGGACACGGTGGGGGAACTGGCCGGGCTCTACCGCGCCTGTGACCTCGTCTTCGTGGGGGGGAGCCTCGTTCCCACCGGAGGGCACAACCCGCTGGAGCCGGCCGCGTGCATGGTCCCGGTCCTGTTCGGACCGCACATGGAGAACTTCCGCGAGATCGAGGGGCTCTTCCTCAAACACGGCGGGCCCGAGGTTCAGGTCGCCGATGCCCAGGGGCTCACGACCGCATTGCTCCGCCTCGCCGCCGACCCTTCCGGCCGGGAAGAGGCCGGGCGCCGGGCCGCGGGCATCCTCCTGGAGAGCGCCGGAGCCACGGAGCGTCACCTCGACGTCATGGCCGGTTTACTGGGGGAGGGGAGGCAACGTGGCTGA
- the waaC gene encoding lipopolysaccharide heptosyltransferase I: protein MRVLIIKASALGDIIHALPVLDYLHQAKPGIEVDWVVEEPFRQILEGNPLISKLHLVRTKVWRKRPFAAQTRREIAELKEALGERRYDLVFDIQGNLKSGLICAISGCPDRIGFDRAELQESVNALFTRRQIPLRREDYHITDKYLRLVSVPFAKDFRAMQLTTSIQTTPEEDANAEALLATLSDGLVFLFQYGTTWQTKFWSVQRWIELGKEVLDRYHDASILFPWGNDSEREAAFTIAAGIGRGARVLERMTLKELTAVLKKVDLVVGGDTGPVQLAAAVGTPTVSFYRASDGKRSGPRGEHHVVVQSPMHCTRCFRTNCDKDAQCRDSIKPEMILAGIERLIPR, encoded by the coding sequence ATGAGAGTACTGATCATAAAAGCCTCCGCGTTGGGAGACATCATTCACGCCCTCCCCGTCCTTGACTACCTGCACCAGGCAAAGCCCGGCATCGAGGTTGACTGGGTGGTCGAGGAGCCCTTCCGGCAGATCCTCGAGGGGAACCCCCTGATCAGCAAGCTGCACCTGGTGCGGACCAAGGTCTGGCGCAAGCGCCCCTTCGCCGCCCAGACCAGGCGCGAGATTGCCGAGCTGAAGGAGGCTCTGGGGGAGCGCCGTTACGACCTGGTCTTCGACATCCAGGGGAACCTGAAGAGCGGGCTGATCTGTGCCATCTCCGGGTGCCCGGACCGGATCGGCTTCGACCGCGCTGAACTGCAGGAGTCGGTGAATGCGCTGTTTACCCGCCGGCAGATCCCTTTGCGCCGTGAGGACTACCACATCACGGACAAGTACCTGCGCTTGGTGAGCGTCCCGTTCGCCAAGGACTTCCGCGCCATGCAGCTCACCACCAGTATCCAGACCACGCCCGAGGAGGATGCCAACGCCGAGGCGCTGCTGGCCACGCTTTCCGACGGTCTGGTCTTTTTGTTCCAGTATGGCACCACCTGGCAGACCAAGTTCTGGAGCGTCCAGCGCTGGATCGAGCTGGGCAAGGAGGTGCTGGACCGCTACCACGACGCCTCCATCCTCTTCCCCTGGGGCAACGACTCCGAGCGCGAGGCGGCCTTCACCATTGCCGCCGGCATCGGGCGCGGAGCCCGGGTGCTGGAGCGCATGACCCTTAAGGAGCTGACCGCCGTCCTCAAGAAGGTGGACCTCGTCGTGGGCGGGGATACCGGCCCGGTGCAGCTCGCGGCGGCGGTCGGGACGCCGACGGTCTCCTTTTACCGGGCCTCCGACGGCAAGCGCAGCGGCCCGCGCGGCGAGCACCACGTCGTGGTGCAGTCGCCGATGCACTGCACCCGCTGCTTCAGGACCAACTGCGACAAGGACGCCCAGTGCCGCGACAGCATCAAGCCGGAGATGATCCTCGCCGGGATAGAGCGCCTGATCCCCCGATAA
- the lpxK gene encoding tetraacyldisaccharide 4'-kinase: protein MADLERYYQDLLAGKCARLRDKALLGLLRLASRPYALVMRQRALCYRLGIFRSHQLPRPVISVGNIAVGGTGKTPTVAWIASYLMAQGKKVCVLSRGYGGSEEGRVRIVSDGASLLLTPEQAGDEPCQLAGMLPGLMVVIGSDRYRAGLHALERLNPDIFIMDDGYQHLKLRRDLNILLLDAVNPFVDLNQGSGAAHDAGSTSGTYGSGLTLPGGLLREPRCAAGRADLVICTRTPQGNGRVAPVPGKPICWTKHKLSGIVPLLGGAPAGFATAQNVRVMAFSGIADPEAFFAGLEAVGVRPVTTLSFPDHTRYDEPEVAAILRLKTASRSTVLLTTQKDAVKLLPHAEQLPGCHAVVLELEFDDARPLEEALARLL from the coding sequence GTGGCTGATCTTGAACGGTACTACCAGGACCTGCTGGCAGGCAAGTGCGCCCGCCTCCGCGACAAGGCACTGCTGGGGCTGTTGCGCCTCGCCTCCCGCCCCTACGCGCTGGTCATGAGGCAGCGGGCACTCTGTTACCGCCTGGGCATTTTCCGCTCGCACCAGTTGCCCCGGCCCGTCATCTCAGTGGGCAACATAGCTGTCGGCGGCACCGGCAAGACCCCGACCGTCGCCTGGATCGCGTCCTACCTGATGGCGCAGGGCAAGAAGGTCTGCGTCCTGAGCCGGGGCTACGGTGGGAGTGAGGAAGGGCGGGTCCGCATCGTGAGCGACGGCGCCAGCCTCCTGCTTACCCCGGAGCAGGCGGGGGACGAGCCGTGCCAGCTGGCGGGGATGCTGCCGGGGCTCATGGTGGTCATCGGCTCGGATCGGTACCGGGCCGGCCTGCACGCCCTGGAGCGGCTGAACCCGGACATCTTCATCATGGACGACGGGTACCAGCACCTGAAACTCAGGCGCGATCTCAACATCCTGCTCCTCGATGCTGTGAACCCGTTCGTGGATCTGAACCAAGGGTCCGGTGCCGCGCACGACGCTGGCTCAACATCCGGAACCTACGGGTCCGGCCTGACCCTGCCGGGGGGGCTGCTGCGCGAACCCCGCTGCGCTGCAGGGCGCGCCGACCTCGTAATCTGCACCCGCACGCCGCAGGGGAACGGACGGGTGGCGCCGGTGCCCGGAAAGCCTATCTGCTGGACAAAACACAAGCTTTCTGGCATAGTGCCGCTGCTCGGCGGGGCTCCTGCCGGCTTCGCAACGGCACAGAATGTTCGCGTCATGGCCTTTTCCGGCATAGCCGATCCCGAGGCGTTCTTTGCCGGTCTGGAGGCCGTCGGCGTCAGGCCGGTGACCACGCTCTCATTCCCGGACCACACCCGTTACGATGAGCCCGAGGTCGCGGCGATCCTGCGGCTCAAGACCGCCTCGCGCTCGACGGTGCTCCTGACGACGCAGAAGGACGCGGTGAAGCTGCTGCCCCATGCGGAACAGCTTCCCGGTTGCCACGCGGTTGTGCTGGAACTCGAGTTTGACGACGCCCGGCCGCTGGAGGAAGCCCTGGCCCGGCTGCTGTGA
- a CDS encoding lysophospholipid acyltransferase family protein — MLLKLRWRLETIFFLVISSTVALLPGAIALSLGRLLGRIAFALIGGRRRIAIANLELCLPYLERQPGWQGGSAQDLARGVFENLGCCIVEVCRIYGGRGRQLIDSVEFRGIENFDRAFAKGKGVAFITAHSGNWELLALAFGVRRHEISVVARRQDNPHLNQMIERIRKRYGNGVIYREGALRAMFSAFRKKEVVGVLIDQAGGEDTGVLIDFLGRPAWTILMPAVIARKSGTPLLPAFIHREGDRNIITIHPEFEVCADPDPDVAAVEDTKGLTRYIEQYVVQHPTQWYWIHNRWKNVPPDAASR; from the coding sequence ATGTTGTTGAAGCTGCGCTGGCGTCTCGAAACGATATTTTTCTTGGTGATTTCTTCCACCGTCGCGCTCCTGCCTGGCGCTATCGCGCTGTCGCTGGGACGGCTCTTGGGGAGGATCGCCTTCGCGCTGATCGGGGGAAGGCGCCGCATCGCCATAGCCAACCTCGAGTTGTGCCTTCCCTACCTCGAGCGCCAGCCGGGATGGCAGGGGGGGAGCGCGCAGGACCTCGCCCGTGGCGTCTTCGAAAATCTCGGCTGCTGCATCGTCGAGGTCTGCAGGATCTACGGCGGCCGCGGCCGTCAGCTGATCGACTCGGTCGAATTCCGCGGTATCGAGAACTTCGACAGGGCCTTCGCCAAGGGGAAGGGGGTCGCGTTCATCACGGCTCACAGCGGCAACTGGGAGCTTTTGGCCCTCGCTTTCGGGGTGCGCCGCCACGAGATCTCGGTGGTGGCGAGACGGCAGGACAACCCGCACCTGAACCAGATGATCGAGCGCATCCGCAAGCGTTACGGCAACGGCGTCATCTACCGGGAAGGTGCGCTCAGGGCCATGTTCTCCGCGTTCAGGAAAAAGGAGGTCGTCGGGGTCCTGATCGACCAGGCGGGTGGTGAGGACACCGGCGTGCTGATCGACTTCCTGGGACGCCCGGCCTGGACCATCCTGATGCCCGCGGTGATCGCGCGCAAGAGCGGGACTCCGCTGCTCCCCGCCTTCATCCATCGCGAAGGGGACCGGAACATCATCACCATCCATCCCGAGTTCGAGGTATGCGCCGACCCCGACCCGGACGTGGCCGCGGTGGAAGACACCAAGGGGCTGACGCGCTACATCGAGCAGTACGTGGTCCAGCACCCGACCCAGTGGTACTGGATTCACAACCGGTGGAAGAACGTCCCGCCGGACGCCGCCAGCCGCTAG
- a CDS encoding glycosyltransferase family 4 protein: MKILLVNNDKGWSGGQEHLSDLSRELTRLGVEVHFVVREGGKSESRFRAMGHTVHAMPRHGVADVLAPFQLASVMRRERFDVVSVNREHDLLLTALAWHLAFPFKKKGRFMMSYHTATKRRQLMLNTADAVLCISEHVKVELLKQNQECAAKLEVVHYGIALGDAPGAAKFDRDRPRRFFTGVGFPLIGMVGEFWKNQEELVRMIPALREAFPGIKVAFVGDDSDRTLVDPLQSLARQLGVDDALIFTGRIPRDRIPDVFYDFDLSVTTHRNEGFGIVHLESLAAGTPVVTYDEGGMVDIFRGEDAGVVVTGAEREFAAAVIALLHDDQRRFAMGSEGYRLVQRKYSLQAMGQRYLDYYHRLLAGRS; the protein is encoded by the coding sequence GTGAAGATACTGTTGGTCAACAACGACAAGGGGTGGAGCGGAGGGCAGGAACACCTCTCCGACCTGTCCCGCGAGCTCACCCGCCTAGGCGTGGAGGTGCATTTTGTGGTCCGGGAAGGGGGGAAGTCGGAATCCCGCTTCCGTGCCATGGGGCACACGGTCCATGCCATGCCCCGGCACGGTGTTGCCGACGTCCTGGCTCCCTTTCAGCTCGCCTCGGTGATGAGGCGTGAGCGTTTCGACGTCGTCTCGGTGAACCGTGAACACGACCTGCTGCTCACCGCGCTCGCCTGGCACCTGGCTTTCCCCTTCAAGAAGAAAGGGCGCTTCATGATGAGCTACCACACCGCCACCAAGAGGCGGCAGCTCATGCTCAATACCGCGGACGCCGTTCTGTGCATCTCTGAGCACGTGAAGGTGGAACTTTTGAAGCAAAACCAGGAGTGCGCTGCCAAGCTCGAGGTGGTCCACTACGGCATCGCGCTCGGTGACGCACCCGGTGCCGCCAAGTTCGACCGCGACCGGCCCCGCCGTTTCTTCACCGGGGTGGGCTTCCCTCTCATCGGCATGGTGGGCGAGTTCTGGAAGAACCAGGAAGAGCTGGTGCGCATGATCCCGGCCCTGCGGGAGGCCTTTCCAGGCATCAAGGTCGCCTTCGTTGGCGACGATTCCGACCGCACCCTGGTCGACCCGCTGCAATCGCTCGCGCGCCAGCTCGGGGTGGATGACGCGCTTATCTTCACCGGCCGCATCCCCCGGGATCGCATCCCGGACGTCTTTTACGACTTTGACCTTTCGGTGACCACCCATCGCAACGAGGGATTCGGCATCGTGCACCTGGAAAGCCTCGCCGCAGGCACCCCCGTCGTGACCTATGACGAGGGGGGGATGGTGGACATCTTCCGGGGCGAGGACGCCGGCGTTGTTGTCACTGGCGCGGAGCGGGAGTTCGCCGCGGCAGTCATCGCCCTCTTGCACGACGACCAGCGGCGCTTCGCCATGGGGAGCGAGGGGTACCGCCTGGTTCAGCGCAAGTATTCCCTTCAGGCGATGGGGCAGCGTTACCTCGATTATTACCACAGGCTCCTGGCCGGCAGGAGTTGA
- a CDS encoding glycosyltransferase family 2 protein — protein MKVTAIVPTYNRPKALVLCLQSLALQSRLPDEVVIADDGSGAETRDTIEAFRTAPNCPFEIRHVWQEDDGFRKPRILNESVRQATGDYLAFIDGDCLAHRDWLHHHVRLAEPNAMLGGKRVDLGPRLTEAFTSQGRLVNTAGLGLLLDSLRKGGSRKVEEGLVVSSPLLRSLAKMDRITDDGIWGCNFSVHKELFYRINGCDEDFKDGSIEDNDLGIRVLNSGGKLKSVRFLANVFHLWHNSSWSFTSDKYLENRRIMQQRIELKEPRCRNGITKE, from the coding sequence ATGAAAGTTACCGCAATAGTGCCGACCTACAACCGGCCCAAGGCTCTCGTGCTTTGCCTGCAGAGCCTTGCCCTGCAGTCAAGGCTCCCGGACGAGGTCGTCATCGCAGATGACGGTAGTGGCGCGGAGACCCGTGACACCATCGAAGCCTTTCGCACTGCACCGAACTGCCCCTTCGAGATACGTCACGTGTGGCAGGAAGACGACGGCTTCCGCAAGCCGCGCATCCTCAACGAATCGGTGCGCCAGGCCACCGGCGACTACCTGGCCTTCATCGATGGCGACTGTCTCGCCCATCGTGACTGGCTGCACCATCACGTACGCCTTGCCGAGCCGAACGCGATGCTGGGAGGGAAGCGGGTCGACCTGGGGCCGCGCCTGACCGAGGCATTCACCAGTCAAGGACGGCTGGTCAACACAGCCGGTCTCGGCCTCTTGCTGGATTCCCTGCGCAAAGGGGGCTCGCGCAAGGTCGAGGAGGGACTGGTCGTCTCGTCGCCTTTGCTGCGTTCCCTCGCCAAGATGGACCGGATCACCGACGACGGTATCTGGGGGTGCAACTTCAGCGTCCACAAGGAGCTCTTCTACCGGATCAACGGCTGTGACGAGGACTTCAAAGACGGCTCCATCGAGGACAACGACCTCGGCATTCGCGTGCTGAACAGCGGCGGCAAGCTGAAGTCGGTCCGCTTCCTCGCCAATGTCTTCCACCTCTGGCACAACTCCTCCTGGAGCTTCACCAGTGACAAGTACCTTGAGAACCGGCGCATCATGCAGCAACGGATCGAGCTCAAGGAACCGCGCTGCCGCAACGGCATCACCAAAGAGTAG
- the lpxA gene encoding acyl-ACP--UDP-N-acetylglucosamine O-acyltransferase, whose translation MIHSTAIVHPGAKIAEGVEIGPYAVIGENVSIGKGTKIGPHAVIDGWTEIGEANTIFHMASVGAVPQDLKYHGEKTWLRIGNGNTIREFASLHLGTVTGDGETTVGDNNLFMAYSHVAHDCHIGNNVIMANSATLAGHVTIEDYAILGGLCAVLQFMRVGAHVMVGGMTSVPMDVPPYTIITGDRSESRLRGLNLIGLKRRGFSDETISSLKKAYKLLSMSGLKLSEAVEKMKSDVPKSPEVDHFIEFIESSKRGVAR comes from the coding sequence ATGATCCACAGCACCGCAATAGTCCACCCGGGCGCCAAGATCGCCGAGGGTGTCGAAATCGGCCCGTACGCCGTCATCGGCGAAAACGTGAGTATCGGCAAGGGGACCAAGATCGGTCCGCACGCGGTCATCGACGGCTGGACCGAGATCGGCGAGGCCAACACCATCTTCCACATGGCGTCGGTGGGCGCTGTGCCGCAGGACCTCAAGTATCACGGCGAGAAGACCTGGCTCAGGATCGGCAACGGCAATACTATCCGCGAGTTTGCCAGCCTGCACCTGGGTACGGTCACCGGCGACGGCGAGACCACTGTCGGCGACAACAACCTGTTCATGGCCTATTCGCACGTGGCGCATGACTGCCACATCGGCAACAACGTGATCATGGCCAACTCCGCGACGCTTGCCGGCCACGTCACCATCGAGGACTACGCCATTCTGGGCGGGCTCTGCGCGGTGCTCCAGTTCATGCGCGTCGGTGCCCACGTTATGGTGGGTGGGATGACCTCGGTCCCGATGGACGTTCCGCCGTACACCATCATCACCGGCGACCGTTCCGAAAGCCGGCTGCGTGGCCTGAACCTGATCGGACTGAAGCGTCGCGGCTTTTCCGACGAGACCATCTCGAGCCTCAAGAAGGCTTACAAGCTCCTCTCCATGTCGGGGCTGAAGCTCTCGGAAGCGGTCGAGAAGATGAAGTCCGACGTGCCCAAGTCCCCCGAGGTGGACCACTTCATCGAGTTCATCGAGAGCTCCAAGCGCGGGGTCGCACGGTAA
- the lpxB gene encoding lipid-A-disaccharide synthase produces MIVAGEASGEMYGAQIANAIRALSPETRFFGMGGNCMREAGVDTLVDANVMAVMGLVEVVAHLPTIVRGFTTLKKKLHTDPPDLLILIDYPDFNLRLAKVAKKAGIKVLYFISPQVWAWRSHRVHGIGRVVDMMAVLFPFEVPFYKKASVPVTFVGHPLLDLVKPTMKRDEALASLGLDPQRRCIGLFPGSRRSELQKLLPVILESARILKERMPDLQFVLPRATSLKDEDLAPYLAGTRLEVKVVAGRNHDVMSGCDAVIAASGTVVMELALVGVPHVIIYKMSTLTYEVGKRVINVPHIGISNIVAEKRMVQELLQHEAEPVPIADEIDALLNRPGYAAQMREDFAAMRVKLGNGGALGRVARLALEMMK; encoded by the coding sequence ATGATCGTCGCCGGGGAGGCTTCCGGCGAGATGTACGGCGCGCAGATCGCTAACGCTATCCGCGCGCTGTCCCCCGAGACCCGCTTCTTCGGCATGGGGGGCAACTGCATGCGCGAGGCCGGGGTCGATACCCTGGTCGACGCCAACGTGATGGCCGTGATGGGACTGGTCGAGGTGGTGGCGCATCTGCCCACCATCGTGCGCGGCTTCACCACCCTGAAGAAAAAGCTCCACACCGATCCCCCCGACCTGTTGATCCTGATCGACTACCCCGACTTCAACCTGCGGCTCGCCAAGGTGGCCAAGAAGGCCGGCATCAAGGTTCTCTACTTCATCTCGCCGCAGGTCTGGGCCTGGAGAAGCCACCGCGTGCACGGCATCGGCCGGGTGGTGGACATGATGGCGGTGCTCTTCCCGTTCGAGGTCCCCTTCTACAAGAAGGCGAGCGTGCCGGTCACCTTCGTGGGGCATCCCCTGCTGGACCTGGTCAAGCCGACCATGAAGCGGGACGAGGCCCTCGCCTCGCTGGGGCTCGACCCGCAGCGGCGCTGCATCGGCCTCTTTCCGGGGAGCCGCCGCTCTGAACTCCAGAAACTCCTGCCCGTGATCCTGGAGTCGGCGCGGATCCTCAAGGAGCGCATGCCGGACCTGCAGTTCGTGCTGCCGCGGGCGACGTCGCTCAAGGACGAGGACCTGGCCCCGTACCTGGCCGGCACCCGGCTCGAGGTGAAGGTGGTGGCCGGGAGAAACCACGACGTGATGAGCGGCTGCGACGCGGTCATCGCCGCCTCGGGAACGGTGGTCATGGAGCTCGCCCTGGTGGGAGTCCCCCACGTGATCATCTACAAGATGTCCACCCTTACCTACGAGGTGGGCAAGCGGGTGATCAACGTGCCACACATCGGCATCAGCAATATCGTTGCGGAAAAGCGCATGGTGCAGGAACTGCTGCAGCACGAGGCGGAGCCGGTGCCGATCGCCGACGAGATCGACGCCCTGCTGAACCGGCCGGGGTATGCGGCGCAGATGCGTGAGGATTTCGCGGCCATGAGAGTAAAGCTTGGTAACGGCGGGGCCCTGGGCCGTGTGGCCCGACTCGCCTTGGAGATGATGAAATGA